The Euphorbia lathyris chromosome 3, ddEupLath1.1, whole genome shotgun sequence genome contains a region encoding:
- the LOC136223393 gene encoding THO complex subunit 1 — protein sequence MEEFRTAILQSGPPENFALKTVQEFIKPQRQTKLAQDENQLLENMLRTLLQELVSSAAQSGEQIMQYGQSIDDGENSQGQIPRLLDVVLYLCEREHVEGGMIFQLLEDLTEMSTMRNCKDIFGYIESKQDILGKQELFARGKLVMLRTCNQLLRRLSKANDVVFCGRILMFLAHFFPLSERSAVNIKGVFNTSNDTKYEKDPPAGISVDFNFYKTLWSLQEHFCNPASLTPALTKWQKFTSSLMVVLSTFEAQPLSEEVGDANNLEEEAANFNIKYLTSSKLMGLELKDPSFRRHILVQCLILFDYLKAPGKNDKDSPSESMKEEIKTCEERVKKLLEMTPPKGKNFLCKIEHILEREKNWVWWKRDGCQPFEKQPIENKTIQDGTKKRKPRWRLGNKELSHLWKWSDQNPNALTDPQRVRTPTIADYWKPLAEDMDPAAGIEAEYHHKNNRVYCWKGLRFSARQDLDGFSKFTDHGIEGVVPLELLPPDVRSKYQAKPSERSKRAKKEEAKGASNQAEENQFTTPASENDGEGGRSDETMAAPMDTDAMARTVSNPEGETTTPDEQKQSPDTDIGQEAGQLEADGEAEAEAGVVDGETDAEVDLETVA from the exons GAAGAATTCAGGACGGCCATACTGCAGTCTGGGCCACCTGAAAATTTCGCTCTAAAGACTGTTCAAGAATTCATTAAACCTCAG AGGCAAACAAAATTAGCACAGGATGAGAACCAATTGTTGGAAAATATGCTTCGGACTTTGCTTCAGGAGCTTGTG TCTTCTGCAGCACAGTCAGGGGAGCAAATAATGCAGTATGGGCAATCAATTGACGATGGGGAGAACTCTCAGGGTCAAATTCCTCGTCTCTTAG atgTTGTGTTGTATCTTTGTGAGCGAGAACATGTTGAGGGTGGTATGATATTTCAGTTGTTGGAAGATTTGACAGAAATGTCAACAATGAGAAATTGCAAAGATATTTTTGGTTATATTGAGAGTAAACAAGATATACTTGGGAAG CAAGAACTTTTTGCACGTGGGAAACTTGTGATGCTGAGAACCTGCAACCAACTTCTCCGTCGTCTTTCAAAG GCAAATGATGTTGTTTTCTGTGGACGAATTCTCATGTTTTTGGCACATTTTTTTCCACTGTCTGAACGTTCAG CTGTGAACATAAAAGGAGTTTTTAACACATCAAATGACACTAAATATGAGAAAGATCCACCTGCTG GTATTTCAGTTGACTTCAACTTTTATAAAACATTGTGGAGTTTACAG gaACACTTTTGCAACCCTGCTTCTCTCACTCCTGCATTGACTAAGTGGCAGAAATTTACATCCAGCTTGATG GTTGTCCTAAGCACTTTTGAAGCTCAACCTTTGAGTGAAGAAGTAGGAGACGCTAACAACTTGGAGGAAGAGGCAGCAAATTTTAACATAAAATATCTCACGAGCAGTAAACTAATGGGTTTAGAG TTAAAAGATCCAAGTTTTCGGCGCCATATTCTTGTGCAGTGCCTTATATTGTTTGACTATCTCAAG GCTCCAGGAAAGAATGACAAAGACTCACCATCTGAAAGCATG aaagaagaaataaaaactTGCGAGGAGCGTGTAAAGAAACTGCTTGAAATGACtccgcctaaaggaaagaattTTCTTTGTAAGATTGAGCATATACTAGAACGTGAAAAGAACTGG GTATGGTGGAAACGTGATGGTTGTCAACCATTTGAAAAGCAGCCAATTGAGAATAAAACCATCCAAGATGGGACTAAGAAACG CAAGCCAAGATGGAGGCTAGGGAATAAAGAACTCTCTCATTTATGGAAGTGGTCTGATCAAAATCCG AATGCTCTTACTGATCCTCAACGTGTCCGAACACCTACCATCGCGGACTATTGGAAACCCTTGGCAGAAGAT ATGGACCCAGCAGCTGGCATAGAAGCTGAATATCATCATAAAAATAACCGG GTATATTGCTGGAAAGGTCTTCGTTTTTCAGCTAGGCAGGATTTGGATGGGTTTTCTAAG TTTACTGACCATGGTATTGAAGGAGTTGTTCCTCTAGAACTTCTGCCACCAGATGTTCGGTCCAAATACCAAGCTAAACCTAGTGAGAGATCTAAACGTGCTAAAAAGGAGGAGGCGAAGGGTGCGTCTAATCAAGCAGAAGAGAATCAG TTTACAACACCAGCAAGTGAGAATGATGGTGAAGGAGGAAGAAGTGATGAAACCATGGCCGCTCCAATGGATACTGATGCAATGGCTCGGACAGTTAGTAATCCGGAAGGAGAGACTACAACTCCAGATGAACAAAAGCAAAGTCCTGATACAGATATTGGTCAAGAGGCCGGGCAGTTAGAGGCGGACGGTGAAGCAGAGGCGGAAGCAGGGGTGGTAGATGGAGAGACAGATGCAGAAGTAGATTTAGAAACAGTTGCTTGA
- the LOC136223740 gene encoding uncharacterized protein gives MPQKRTSRWIDDDNDSSRDDSDSSQWIDGDYDPIGDISSRPSASSKGKGKAVKTDIQGPKQLTIKEKWHDTDMAIAMWFYDAGIPFSAVNSPYFQAAVDKIVSMGHGYKAPPYHALRVNLLRDAKTQVTLLVDSLRQHWTECGCTIMVDGWIDSSQRQLINFLVYCSRGLSFIKSVDASNILTDAENLCNLFGEIVEIVGPNNVVHVVTDNGANYKAAGKKLSEKYPTIQWSPCVVQCINLIIKDIAEMPKVRDIAFLASRITLFVYNHKSVLNWLRKRSGWREIVRPGATRFATTFIALKSLHDQKHDLQALVVSDEFKKYMRMPRGAAVRQIVLDELFWSRSLIFVKIVTPMLRLLRICGSGEKPTIGYVYEGMYRARNDIKELFKSKKSLYKPYTSIIKKRWDRMLRQNLHAAAYWLNPVFQYDKTNLCQKPEVMKAVMNIIDNQKLYSKQKLVKETQKFQQRLGGFSRDLAIDNCKSLRPDQWWSLFGYEVQNLQKLAVRILSQTASSSGCERNWGVFERLHTKKRNKLEHQRLNDLVYIHYNLGLQNRSTIEKKTLDPIDYESIDKTEFWICEDEHEKELDMDELENMLEEHPRLDDSSTSVSKVNEDDDDDGYGNDDDDDDNEDDYGNENDEDY, from the exons ATGCCACAGAAGAGGACCTCCCGATGGATAGATGATGATAATGATTCCTCCCGAGATGATAGTGATTCCTCCCAATGGATAGATGGTGATTATGATCCGATTGGAGATATTTCATCACGTCCATCTGCATCCTCCAAAGGTAAAGGGAAAGCCGTTAAAACTGACATTCAAGGTCCTAAACAACTTACTATTAAAGAAAAATGGCATGACACGGATATGGCAATTGCTATGTGGTTCTATGATGCTGGCATTCCATTCAGTGCTGTGAATTCTCCATATTTTCAAGCTGCAGTAGACAAAATAGTAAGTATGGGTCATGGATATAAAGCCCCTCCTTATCATGCATTGCGTGTTAACTTGTTGAGGGATGCAAAAACGCAAGTTACATTACTTGTTGATTCTCTTCGACAACATTGGACAGAGTGTGGATGCACTATTATGGTTGATGGATGGATTGACAGTAGCCAAAGACAACTTATTAATTTCTTAGTATACTGTTCAAGGGGATTGTCATTTATCAAGTCAGTTGATGCTTCAAATATATTAACAGATGCTGAAAATTTATGCAATCTATTTGGAGAAATCGTTGAGATTGTTGGTCCAAACAATGTGGTACATGTGGTTACAGATAATGGGGCCAATTACAAAGCTGCTGGAAAGAAACTTTCAGAGAAATATCCTACCATTCAATGGTCTCCATGTGTTGTTCAGTGTATTAACTTGATAATCAAAGATATTGCGGAGATGCCAAAAGTAAGAGATATTGCCTTTTTAGCTTCAAGGATTACTCTTTTTGTTTATAATCACAAATCTGTATTAAATTGGTTGAGAAAACGATCCGGTTGGAGAGAGATAGTTCGGCCTGGAGCTACTCGTTTTGCCACCACTTTTATTGCATTGAAGAGTCTACATGATCAGAAGCATGATTTGCAAGCTTTGGTGGTAAGTGACgagttcaaaaaatatatgaggATGCCCAGAGGTGCAGCCGTCAGACAAATTGTTTTAGATGAGTTGTTTTGGAGCCGTAGCTTGATATTTGTTAAAATAGTGACACCTATGTTGCGTTTGTTGCGAATTTGTGGTTCTGGTGAAAAACCAACAATAGGCTATGTTTATGAAGGAATGTATAGGGCTCGTAATGACATAAAAGAGTTGTTTAAAAGTAAGAAGTCTTTGTATAAGCCTTATACATCTATTATCAAGAAACGGTGGGATAGAATGTTGCGCCAAAATCTTCATGCTGCTGCATATTGGTTGAATCCTGTTTTTCAATATGATAAAACTAATTTGTGCCAAAAACCAGAAGTTATGAAAGCAGTTATGAATATTATTGATAATCAAAAACTTTACAGCAAGCAAAAACTGGTTAAGGAGACTCAGAAATTTCAACAAAGATTGGGAGGTTTTTCTCGAGATTTGGCTATTGATAATTGCAAATCTTTGAGACCTG ATCAATGGTGGAGTTTGTTCGGCTATGAAGTGCAGAACTTACAAAAGTTGGCGGTAAGAATTCTTAGTCAGACTGCTTCTTCTTCTGGATGTGAGCGTAATTGGGGTGTATTTGAGCGTCTACATACTAAGAAGAGAAATAAATTGGAGCATCAAAGACTTAATGATCTTGTCTATATTCATTATAATTTGGGTTTGCAAAATAG GTCTACAATTGAAAAGAAAACATTAGATCCTATTGATTATGAATCAATCGATAAAACTGAGTTTTGGATATGTGAAGATGAACATGAAAAAGAACTAGACATGGATGAACTAGAAAATATGCTTGAAGAACATCCAAGACTTGATGATTCATCTACTAGCGTTTCAAAAG TGAATGAAGATGATGACGATGATGGCTACggaaatgatgatgatgatgatgataatgaAGATGACTATGGAAATGAGAATGATGAGGATTATTAG
- the LOC136224555 gene encoding uncharacterized protein → MFKNTFQSGFLSILYSLGSKPLQIWDKEVSNGHVKRPHDEDIQSNVLEIVGSNIQSTYITCPADPALTLGIKLPFLVIIVKNLKKYFTFEIQVLDDKNVRRRFRASNFQAVTRVKPYICTMPLKMDEGWNQIQLNLADFTRRAYGTNYVETLRVQVHANCRLRRIYFSDRLYSEEELPPEFKLYLPMQKS, encoded by the exons ATGTTCAAGAACACATTTCAGTCTGGGTTTCTATCGATCTTATACAGCCTGGg GAGCAAGCCTTTGCAGATATGGGATAAAGAAG TGTCCAACGGTCATGTAAAACGGCCTCATGATGAAGACATACAATCAAACGTACTTGAAATTGTTGGTTCAAATATTCAGTCGACATATATAACATGCCCAGCAGACCCTGCTTTAACTCTTGGCATTAAACTCCCATTTCTGGTCATAATTGTGAAGAATTTGAAAAAGTACTTCACATTTGAGATTCAAGTGCTGGATGATAAGAATGTCAGGCGGCGTTTCCGTGCTTCTAACTTTCAA GCTGTGACTCGAGTGAAGCCGTACATCTGCACCATGCCACTGAAGATGGATGAGGGCTGGAATCAAATCCAGCTGAATTTGGCTGATTTTACTCGAAGGGCATACGGAACAAATTATGTTGAGACTTTACGAGTTCAGGTTCATGCTAACTGCCGCCTGAGGAGGATATATTTTTCGGACCGCCTATACTCGGAAGAGGAACTGCCTCCAGAATTCAAACTCTACCTTCCAATGCAG AAATCATGA